The Bremerella cremea region CCACTGGTTATCAAGCACACTTCCTAACCGATTGGATGCTGCAGCCAACTCCATTCGGAGTTGATCGATGCCAATCGCGTTTTGTGCTGGCGTCATCGCCGGGTTGAGTTCGACGACTTCCTGTGGAACTTCGTAGGTGGTGTTCTCTGCTTGAACAGGGACGTTGTCGGCATACTTGGCGATTGTTTGCAACAACTGGACGGCCGATGCCGGAAGCACTGGCGTATTGATCGCAGGCTGGCCGTTAGGCGTGAGGCCGGTACTCGCGTAATAGTTTCGATTGGCGAGAGTGTCGATTTGCAACGAACTGCCATCGACCGCTGCCCCCACAAACAAGCCCCGGCTGCGGCTGTAAGAGAAAATTTCGCTTTGCAAGCTCAAATCGGTTCCAGCGGAAGCCTGACGCCCGACAGGCCCAGCGGCTGCAGAAGCATCGACCCCAATGGTGAACTTGCCAGTAAGAAGCCCTTGAATGCTTTTCTTGGTTTGAAACACCAAGACAACATCGGTCGCTTGAATACCAGCTTGCCAGCCAACGCTTCCTCCGGTCATCGTGACAAATTGAGGAGGCTGCCAACCACGGTTTTCATTTCGCACCAACACCACACCACGGCCGTGTCGGACACCGATGACGA contains the following coding sequences:
- a CDS encoding lipid-binding SYLF domain-containing protein, which encodes MKTTSQSSVALAAIILALLSAHSVFAQVSREDMVVQQSTEVLNEIMAIPAKGIPHALLARAEGVVIIPNMIKGGFVIGVRHGRGVVLVRNENRGWQPPQFVTMTGGSVGWQAGIQATDVVLVFQTKKSIQGLLTGKFTIGVDASAAAGPVGRQASAGTDLSLQSEIFSYSRSRGLFVGAAVDGSSLQIDTLANRNYYASTGLTPNGQPAINTPVLPASAVQLLQTIAKYADNVPVQAENTTYEVPQEVVELNPAMTPAQNAIGIDQLRMELAAASNRLGSVLDNQWKGYLALPKEVYEQGPHPNPQTLKACIARYDQVAGNANYAQLTQRPDFQHVHGLLITYTDALAAMAAENGEIRLPPPPSNVGPQVVAPQPVGPQEIAPQGVAPSVILPR